One genomic window of Ranitomeya variabilis isolate aRanVar5 unplaced genomic scaffold, aRanVar5.hap1 Scaffold_329, whole genome shotgun sequence includes the following:
- the LOC143789776 gene encoding uncharacterized protein LOC143789776 yields MEYGNHFPLQESFLKHQKIHTAENRFSCSKCGRCFNQKWNLVIHQRTHTGEKPFSCSECGKCFQQKSALVTHQRTHIGEKPFSCSECGKCFQQKSALVTHQRTHIGEKPFSCSECGKCFNRKVYLDSHQRLHTGEKPFSCSECGKCFNHKSDLVKHQRTHTGEKPFSCSECGKCFKEKSALGVSTISDPLSEDLLYKRIFLIYPLRMDMDRYKMVERILHLTLEILFRLTGEDYTVVKKTSSERCQDPVSEGLGRPLSPVTGTPPHLIHEDIIDQKILELTYKMIELLTGQVPIRCQDVAVYFSMEEWEYLAGHKDVYKDIIMEVPQPLTSPVLSSRRTTPERCPNPLLPQDYKQEDPNVPQDHQGEDLTYINTTETYMRGDERCKEEIPTYDYPDDCTRQSEGLLTSSVFKSDNLEIPQDTIEVNAITPDIPSSLHSKDLSSDLLKQVLSSDSLPTTKENQSHKISIKKQIGPEVKKPFSLLEYGNHFPLQESFLKHQKIHTAENRFSCSKCGRCFNQKWNLVIHQRTHTGEKPFSCSECGKCFNWKVHLDSHQRLHTGENPFSCSVCGKCFNHKSDLVKHQITHTGEKPFSCSECGKCFNRKVNLDSHQRLHTGVKPFSCSECGKCFNRKVNLDSHQRLHTGVKPFSCSECGKCFQQKSALVTHQRTHTGEKPFSCSECGKCFQQKSALVTHQRTHTGEKPFSCSECGKCFNQKVNLDSHQRLHTGEKPFSCSECGKCFNHKSDLVKHQRTHTGEKPFSCSECGKYFNQKSSLVAHKKTHTGVKPFSCSECGKCFQQKSALVKHHRTHTGEKPFSCSECGKCFQQKSALVSHQRTHTGEKPFSCLECGKCFNYKSDLVSHLRTHTGEKPFSCLECGKCFNYKSDLVKHQRTHTGEKPFSCSECGKCFNQKSSLVAHKKTHTGEKPFSCSECGKCFKCKSNLVTHQRTHSGVKPFSCLECGKCFKHKSDLVKHQRTHTGEKPFSCSECGKCFNRKLNLDSHQRLHTGVKPFSCSECGKCFQQKSALVTHQRTHTGEKPFSCSECGKCFKQKSALVKHQRTHTGEKPFSCSECGKCFQQKSALVKHHRTHTGEKPFSCSECGKCFKEKSALVSHQRTHTGVKPFSCLECGKCFNYKSYLVTHQRTHSGVKPFSCLECGKCFKHKSDLVKHQRTHTGEKPFSCSECGKCFNHKSNLVTHQRTHSGVKPFSCLECGKCFKHKSNLVKHQRIHTGEKPFSCS; encoded by the exons atgg AATATGGAAATCATTTTCCCCTCCAAGAATCATTTCTtaagcatcaaaaaattcacacagcagagaatagattttcttgttccaagtgtgggagatgttttaaccagaagtggaatcttgttatacaccaaagaactcacacaggggagaagcctttttcatgttcagaatgtgggaaatgttttcaacagaaatcagctttggttacgcaccaaagaactcacataggggagaagcctttttcatgttcagaatgtgggaaatgttttcaacagaaatcagctttggttacgcaccaaagaactcacataggggagaagcctttttcatgttcagaatgtgggaaatgttttaatcggaaagtgtatcttgatagccaccagagattacacacaggagagaagcctttttcctgttcagaatgtgggaaatgttttaaccacaaatcagatttggttaagcaccagagaactcacacaggtgagaagcctttttcatgttcagaatgtgggaaatgttttaaagagaaatcTGCTTTGGGG gtctctacaatatcggatcctctcagcgaagatcttctatataagagaattttcctgatttacccattaaggatggatatggacagatacaagatggtggagagaatattacacctcaccctagagatcctcttccggcttactggagag gattacacagtagtgaagaagacctctagtgaacgctgtcaggaccctgtgtctgagggattgggAAGACCCCTAAGCCCAGTCACGGGGACTCCACctcacctgatacatgaggacatcattgaccagaagatcctagaactcacctacaagatgattgagctgctgactggacag gttcctataaggtgtcaggatgtcgccgtctatttctccatggaggagtgggagtatttagcaggacacaaagatgtatacaaggacatcataatggaggttccccagcccctcacatcaccag ttctatccagtaggaggacaacaccagagagatgtcccaatcctcttcttccacaggactataaacaagaagatcccaatgttcctcaggatcatcag ggtgaagatctgacctatattaatactacagagacatatatgaggggtgatgagcggtgtaaagaggagattcctacatatgactacccag atgactgCACCAGGCAATCAGAGGGGCtgctgacatcttcagtttttaaatcagataatcttgagatcccacaggatacaattgaagtgaatgccattactccagatataccatcatcccttcacagcaaagatctgtcgtctgatcttttgaaacaggtcctgtcttctgattcattaccgactactaaggaaaatcaaagtcacaaaataagcattaaaaaacaaattggtcctgaagtaaagaaaccattttcacttttagaatatggaaatcattttcccctccaagaatcttttcttaagcatcaaaaaattcacacagcagagaatagattttcttgttccaagtgtgggagatgttttaaccagaagtggaatcttgttatacaccaaagaactcacacaggggagaagcctttttcatgttcagaatgtgggaaatgttttaattggaaagtgcatcttgatagccaccagagattacacacaggagagaatcctttttcctgttcagtatgtgggaaatgttttaaccacaaatcagatttggttaagcaccaaataactcacacaggggagaagcctttttcatgttcagaatgtgggaaatgttttaatcggaaagtgaatcttgatagccaccagagattacacacaggagtgaagcctttttcatgttcagaatgtgggaaatgttttaatcggaaagtgaatcttgatagccaccagagattacacacaggagtgaagcctttttcctgttcagaatgtgggaaatgttttcaacagaaatcagctttggttacacaccagagaactcacacaggtgagaagcctttttcctgttcagaatgtgggaaatgttttcaacagaaatcagctttggttacacaccagagaactcacacaggtgagaagcctttttcctgttcagaatgtgggaaatgttttaatcagaaagtgaatcttgatagccaccagagattacacacaggagagaagcctttttcctgttcagagtgtgggaaatgttttaaccacaaatcagatttggttaagcaccagagaactcacacaggtgagaagcctttttcatgttcagaatgtgggaaatattttaatcagAAATCATCTTTGGTTGCACacaagaaaacccacacaggagtgaagcctttttcctgttcagaatgtgggaaatgttttcaacagaaatcagctttggttaagcaccacagaactcacacaggtgagaagcctttttcatgttcagaatgtgggaaatgttttcaacagaaatctGCTTTGGTttcgcaccagagaactcacacaggagagaagcctttttcctgtttagaatgtgggaaatgttttaactacaaatcagatttggtttcgcacctgagaactcacacaggagagaagcctttttcctgtttagaatgtgggaaatgttttaactacaaatcagatttggttaagcaccagagaactcacacaggtgagaagcctttttcatgttcagaatgtgggaaatgttttaatcagaaatcatctTTAGTTGCACacaagaaaacccacacaggagagaagcctttttcctgttcagaatgtgggaaatgttttaagtgcaaatcaaatttggttacgcaccagagaactcactcaggagtgaagcctttttcctgtttagaatgtgggaaatgttttaaacacaaatcagatttggttaagcaccagagaactcacacaggtgagaagcctttttcatgttcagaatgtgggaaatgttttaatcggaaattgaatcttgatagccaccagagattacacacaggagtgaagcctttttcctgttcagaatgtgggaaatgttttcaacagaaatcagctttggttacacaccagagaactcacacaggtgagaagcctttttcctgttcagaatgtgggaaatgttttaaacagaaatcagctttggttaaacaccagagaactcacacaggtgagaagcctttttcctgttcagaatgtgggaaatgttttcaacagaaatcagctttggttaagcaccacagaactcacacaggtgagaagcctttttcatgttcagaatgtgggaaatgttttaaagagaaatctgctttggtttcgcaccagagaactcacacaggagtgaagcctttttcctgtttagaatgtgggaaatgttttaactacaaatcatatttggttacgcaccagagaactcactcaggagtgaagcctttttcctgtttagaatgtgggaaatgttttaaacacaaatcagatttggttaagcaccagagaactcacacaggtgagaagcctttttcatgttcagaatgtgggaaatgttttaaccacaaatcaaatttggttacgcaccagagaactcactcaggagtgaagcctttttcctgtttagaatgtgggaaatgttttaaacacaaatcaaatttggttaagcaccaaagaattcacacaggggagaagcctttttcctgttcctaa